The proteins below come from a single Carnobacterium divergens DSM 20623 genomic window:
- a CDS encoding ABC-F family ATP-binding cassette domain-containing protein: protein MITVSNVSLLFSDRKLFEDVNIKFIPGNCYGLIGANGAGKSTFLKILSGEIQPSTGDVSMSSGERLTVLKQNHYDFEEFNVLETVIMGHKRLYDIMKEKDSIYMKEDFSDEDGIRAAELEGEFAELDGWEAEPEAAVLLQGLGIDETLQNKTMSELTGGQKVKVLLAQALFGKPDVLLLDEPTNGLDKKSIEWLEEFLINFPNTVIVVSHDRHFLNKVCTHMADVDFGKIKLYVGNYDFWLESSQLASRLMADSNSKKEEQIKELQDFIARFSANASKSKQATSRKKMLEKITLDDIQPSSRRYPFVGFTPDREIGNDLIRVENVSKTIDGIKILDNISFSLNKDDKAAFISQNDIAITVLFKILMGEMEPDTGSVKWGVTTSQSYLPKDNSADFENGDLTIVDWLRQFASKEESDNTFLRSFLGRMLFSGEDVLKKVSVLSGGEKVRCMLSKMMLSKSNVLVLDDPTNHLDLESITALNDGLIAFKGSLLFGSHDHQFIQTIANRIIEISPNGVVDRSETTYDNFLEDKNVQEQVAALYAK from the coding sequence ATGATTACAGTAAGTAACGTTAGTCTGTTATTTTCAGATCGTAAATTATTTGAAGATGTTAATATTAAATTCATTCCCGGCAATTGCTATGGTCTTATTGGTGCAAATGGTGCTGGTAAATCAACCTTCCTTAAAATTCTTTCAGGTGAAATCCAACCTTCAACAGGGGACGTTTCGATGTCAAGTGGTGAACGTTTAACTGTCTTAAAACAAAATCATTATGATTTCGAAGAATTCAATGTGTTAGAAACAGTTATTATGGGTCACAAACGTCTTTATGACATTATGAAAGAAAAAGATTCCATCTATATGAAAGAAGATTTTTCTGATGAAGACGGAATTCGTGCCGCTGAACTAGAAGGCGAATTCGCTGAGCTAGATGGTTGGGAAGCAGAACCAGAAGCTGCTGTTTTATTACAAGGTCTTGGCATTGATGAGACTCTGCAAAATAAAACAATGAGCGAATTAACTGGTGGACAAAAAGTGAAAGTGTTATTGGCACAAGCACTATTTGGCAAGCCTGATGTTCTTTTACTTGATGAGCCTACCAATGGTTTAGACAAAAAATCAATCGAATGGCTAGAAGAATTCTTAATCAATTTCCCTAATACCGTTATCGTTGTTTCCCATGACCGTCATTTCTTAAACAAAGTATGTACACACATGGCTGACGTTGACTTTGGTAAAATCAAACTTTATGTTGGGAACTATGACTTCTGGTTAGAATCTAGTCAATTGGCTTCACGTTTAATGGCCGATTCAAATTCTAAAAAAGAAGAACAAATTAAAGAATTACAAGACTTTATTGCTCGATTTAGTGCGAATGCTTCTAAATCAAAACAAGCAACGTCACGTAAAAAAATGCTTGAAAAAATCACATTAGATGATATTCAACCTTCTTCACGTCGTTATCCATTCGTTGGGTTTACACCTGATCGTGAAATCGGAAATGATTTAATCCGTGTTGAAAATGTTTCAAAAACCATTGATGGCATTAAAATCTTAGACAATATCAGCTTCTCATTAAACAAAGATGACAAAGCTGCCTTTATCAGTCAAAATGATATCGCCATAACCGTTCTCTTTAAAATTTTAATGGGAGAAATGGAACCTGATACAGGCTCTGTTAAATGGGGCGTTACGACTTCTCAATCTTATTTACCAAAAGACAACAGTGCAGACTTTGAAAATGGCGATTTAACCATCGTTGATTGGTTGCGTCAATTTGCTTCTAAAGAAGAAAGCGACAATACTTTCTTACGTAGCTTCTTAGGTCGTATGTTGTTCTCTGGTGAAGATGTATTGAAGAAAGTTTCCGTTCTTTCCGGAGGCGAAAAAGTTCGTTGTATGTTATCTAAAATGATGTTAAGCAAATCAAACGTCCTTGTTTTAGATGACCCTACCAACCATTTAGACTTAGAATCAATCACGGCATTAAACGATGGTTTAATTGCGTTTAAAGGTTCCCTTCTATTCGGTTCTCACGACCACCAATTTATTCAAACAATTGCAAATCGTATTATTGAAATTTCACCAAATGGTGTTGTGGATCGTTCAGAAACCACCTATGATAATTTCTTAGAAGATAAAAATGTTCAAGAACAAGTTGCTGCGCTTTACGCGAAGTAA